Part of the Cololabis saira isolate AMF1-May2022 chromosome 15, fColSai1.1, whole genome shotgun sequence genome, agcctgtgggccatgtctctagtttaaccgcttctaacctcttttctgtgctggattctgaggggaggggaggctatgataatgaggccctgtgctgattggctgcctgaatgacatgtAGGAGGGGAGAGAACAAaacctcgctccggccagagcagccggctgcgtacacaaagcgtgtcccatgcgagaagcttccgCGAcaaaattccattgctttattttttttgtattggactgtcctaactggccgcgagtttaacggtttcagtgtgcacagagagcgtccgatgtcacgcagctcgacgtgatagtcggacgctctcattcagttacacggtggaaacggatcttaaagcctgatttacggttttgcgttaaatcgacgcgtaccctacgccgtaggctctgcgttggtgtaacgcggaaccataaatcagcctttagtcacctcgtcttcacacaggaagatttaattgaattctgaacaggtacaccacagttatttactccgatccctcatcatttcatatgttacaagaaatcacaacactgaattttcacaaatggcaactttattgttaaaaaaataagaacataagttgtatataaataacatgtatgcactattgctggctcaaggaaggacagtgcgtcttctgaaggtgtcgttgaacagcttcaggtgcttggaagatctgaaaccatgaacagaagaaaaatgtattacggtactaatagagctccggtgttccctaacactccgttagggaacactggagccaccggggctcctcaccggtccggtccagtGTGTggcctccggtgctccggagctaagctaaatacttagcccatgcaaagatcatacttgtagacaaatataaataacattaaaaaaataacgtcacttaccactgactcgtgtgcagttgccgggtctgtactgttggaactgatccttttatgagggtaaatgtcgatgcaaaagcTCATTTTTACtatccctcgctgtggaaaccggtggaaacagccaccgcttctaaacgatggctgaagctccagccggcagagttagttgtgggcgtggtttcagcagcgaaggccgacctatggaaatcagcTCCTGTCCTTACGTAAGGACAGGAgctgattctgaacggctcgtagaaaccacatgacactggaagattcatccGGGTggggtgtacagaccctgcagaaattcatgggatttcatctttcctgtgttggcagggtgaggggagatcactttatatatgttaaaacaagaaaaaatgtgtttttcataataggtcccctttaaacaggaAGGTTTATGGAGACCAGCTTGCTTTTGCATCTTAGTTCTGCATCAGTCTCAACTTGGAAGTCAGAAACACTAACCATCTATGTATGGAACCTGGATAATTTGCAAACTTGAATTTGGCGAGCTGTTTTAcgtacatgtacagtacatattaaaccgtaacgttattgacacacagaaagtgaagaagcgggaagactgtttagccaatcagaatgcagaacacaatgcacaatgcaaatccgtgaagcagcaagaccgtgaaaggtgaactGCGTTATAGCAAGGGATTACAGTATTCCGGTatgtatacgcaacccacgcttagccaaGCTAGCGACTGCCCCGAGACTCCTCCTTCTGGAAGTGATGACAcagcgaaagccagaatatcaacatagttgaagaagaagacaaacaacaaagaaggaaccaGAAGCCAGCGCAAAAGTGCAtttggcgccacctagcatcgtGGAGTAGAGCGCAACTCACTCAATAATTgattgtcttctcgcgcatatatacttggatttctgggaaactccagtttaatccttagcctGATTGTTACCagtagcttgatttagatgtgcatgtagcAACACTGAGTCTTTGCAAACTTCTGTTTGAATGATAATTGTGGGAAACAGTGCTCCCAGATGTGTACCTGACTGGACCTCTCCCTCTCCACGACCTGTTCAAGTAAAATGACCAGTGTGAGAGACAAAGGGCCTCCAGTGTCCTTGTTGCCAACATCTGCACACATGGAAAGCAGAGCATTGAACTCATAGCCACTGGGTAAGGTACGTGGGTCACCTGAAAAAACTACATCCTGCAGATGCAAATCTACCATCTAAACAGGAAGTTCTGGTGAAGTGCTGCTCCGATGGCTGTCCCTGAAATGCTCCATGTCCATCAGCGTTCTCTCCCTCTCGTAGTTTGTATCCACTTAGGGGTCACTCTCCTGATCTAAAGCTCTCTGTCCGTGGTCACTTGATTAGGCCGGATTGCCAGACATCAGACAATTTTAATTTGTTCCCATCTTaactttgttttaaaatgtgggCGTATGTAAAACAGTCTTGTGCCCCTCCTCCATCTTAACAGCTTTGCTCCTGCAGACATTTCTTTAAAGCTAATGAAAATATGTAAGGATAATACGTGTAAGACTTTaatatttcattattggacaggACATATCAGgctttaaatgtaaaaatttaGCAGGACACTGGGGGTTCTTATAAGAGTATTACACTCGTCACAGGGAGAGCTGATAAAAGTATACTCAGCTTCAAAGTTAATAACAAAAGCTCTGATTTATTCTGTAGTTGAATATTGCAgtcctattaaaaaaaaagaaagaaagacactcTTTAGTGAAAATGGTTGTGCAAGAACATAATTGCCACCCGACATTTAATGGTAACACAAAGAAATTAAAGTATTTTGAGTGTCGATCCTCCAAGATGCCCTATTGTGCTATTTGAAAGAAAGTAATCCAGATGTGCAGAGCCTGTGGGCTTTTGCTTCGCCAACATTAGGGCATGCCACCATTTCCGTGAAGTTATCTTTTTGCAGACagacaaacatgcaaacaagGTGCAATGATCGCCCACCTCTGTGTCGACTCGTTATAGTCGAGTTCATTATAATTCCTTCTGTTTGTGCTCAAGTGTCGGGATTTATGAGTTCAAGGTTGGAGGTTTGAACCGAAACTCCCACCGAGGTCAGAATTCCTGCTTGAAAGCTCAGATAAACCTCACCTATACGCCAGAATCCCACAAGGCTGGTCCTCTACcagagaaaaagttaaaataaagtaaacatTCAACAAAGCAAGATCTCAGATTATTACAACAcattttaaagtaattaaatattcCTTTCAATTACACTGAAACGgatattttagcatgaaaaaaCTCCACAGTGCTGCTAACCTAGAATAGTTTAACGCAAAAGTAAAGAATGAAAAGTGACCAAATGAGCGGTGAGGGGATGCTGAGCAAAGCACGGTCCTCATGGAGAGACCAGCTGTGGAAGTCAATCATCTCTGTGATCTGGCTGCTtgattgattattttaattattcccCGTGTAAGAATAAATCTCAGCTAAGAAAAACTTCTGAAAATGCTGAATTCAATACAGAAATGTGTTCAAGAACATTATTTACCTCTCTGTCTCCCACATCTCTCCGTTTCTCTCCAAACTAAAGGTGGGTtggggagggaaaaaaacacgGTGTTTCCACTTCATCGGGGCGCGCGCACTTTAAGGCTCGGTTATTAAAAACATGACAAGCCATTCAGCTGCTAAAGGTGCTTACTCAAGGGAATGCGCGCGGTGTTTATTGTTTGATTAATTTGCTCGGGGGAGAACCTGAAATTTCCCCACTCGTGGATGCGGGAGGGGGAGTGACAGCGAGATTTCTCCGTGGTGACAAGTTATCTAAACTACAGGGCAAAACGATTATGCTAATACCAGGGTGTAGTCATCAATCATCTCGTGTCAATGTGGTGTCAACGCATCACTAtgatcccccctcccttcccACGGACACGCTGTGTTGTTGTGAGCGCGCCTGGGCGCGCGGGGGGGCATTTGGAGAGTCGAACAGTCTTTTGACGCCTGGGGGACACTCAGTGGGCTAaagtctgaattatggttctgcgttaaatctgcgtcggtgtaacgcggaaccataaatccgcctttacaGTGGAGCCGTCCAGGCGGATACGAGCTGAAACGGACCTGTGGGGGAATTAATTAAGCGACTGTCTCTCTCGTGATGTGAACTCGTGTGAAACACGGGGCTGACGTCACACAAACGCGCTTTAAAACCAAACGGCGCATCCGAAAGAGAGAGATGCGCGGTGAGATTACGCGCGCCGGCGCggacgcgcacacacacagacacacatacagacacacacgcacacgcacagcaCACAGACTCGTCTCGGGTTGTGAGATAAGTTAGTTCTTCACAAACTGCGGCGGCAGGGCAGGGGGACCGACAGCGGCGGAAAGTTGCGCTCCTGACGCACCGGGAAGCGGCGCGTAAAGGTCCGCGCGTCCTCGCGTGGAGAAGGTGCTGGATCACTTTATTGtgatagaaaacaaaaacaaaaaaacaaaaacaaacgggAAGATCCTCTGGTGACAGGATCTGAAGTGTAGGGTCAGGAACTGGCACTTGGCACGGATGCTGTTGGATGTCGCCGCGCGCGTTCACTCCTGCTTTTgcctttttggtatttttttgaaaGATGGCTTATTCTCAGCTGGGATACTCCTACTCAGCCACACCACAGGTAGGATGGGAGACTTTTgatctgtaaaagaaaaaaaaaatcacttataAGCTGGATTTACttttgaagaaagaaaaacagaactgtGCAATGTCGTTCACTGCTGCTTGGTTTCTCACTAATTTTATTGTGGTATTGAGTCTGATatctgttgctgtctgtgtgtgtagattgtatgtgttttttacaCTATGCATGTATTTGATGCCTAAAACAATTTTCCCtagtggacattaaagtacaactcAACTCATCAACTGTGTTtttactttaagaaaaaaaaatgtgtgcaggaaaaaaagaaaattaattgcGCTTATAAGTTTATACTTTTAACTCTTCTCAAGAGTATTtttattccttgtttttttccgTGCCTGCAGTTCCTGATGACCCAGAGCTCTCTGTCCGGGACTCCCCCGCCCCACCCGGCGCTGCGCTCCGCGGGCCAGCAGCTCGCCTCCGCCGGCATCGGCGGCTACAGCGGCTCCTACAAGAGCCAGGGCTACTACAGCTCCCGGCCCGGCGACCCCAGCGCGCTCTACCACAGGGTGAGTGTCAACTTCACTTTTAGCACCAATTCAATTCCCAAATTTCGCACAGGTCAATAATAATAAGAGGAATGGAGTGGAAGTTGGAGCACTTGGCTCATCAGTTCACACTTGGTCCTGACATTCATACCCCTTGATCATTTCAGGGACCACTCCATCCCAAAGAAGCCGTATCCGTGCATGTGGGGGCATCTCAGACTCCTGCCTACTATCCTTATGAATACACATTTGGACAGTATCCCTATGAGAGATATGGGTATGTCAGTACAGGCTTTTATTTCTCTGTTGAAATGTTGTTAATGTCACTTTTGATGTCCACAATATGATTTATGGATGTACCTGGAGTCTGCTCCAAAATAAAATGCTTGTTCTTTATGAGACAATATACTAGCACAGCtgtcttttattgttttgaaaTTGATACATGCAGGAGTTTTATTTAATGGCAAATTCTGGAATAAGTTAAGTATGACAATGGTTATTATCTTCCCACTTAGATATTCCTGCTCAGACAGTTCCTCACGTCGTAAGAACGCCACTCGAGAGACCACCAGCACTCTGAAGGCGTGGCTGCAGGAGCACCAGAAGAACCCCTACCCGACCAAGGGGGAGAAAATAATGCTTGCCATCATCACCCGCATGACTCTCACACAGGTGGGTTTTTCTGAAATATTCCCAAACATATTATTGGAAAGGTTTTATAGTTTCTCTCTGACCGTCCAGTGCTCCTCTCTGCCAGGTGTCGACATGGTTTGCAAATGCACGCAGGAGgctgaaaaaggagaacaagGTGACGTGGTCGCCGCGGGCTTGTAAAAACTCTGAGGACCGTGGCTGTGAGGACGACAGCGATGAGGCGGAGAAGCCACCTCAGAGTGACAAAGATCTTCCCGGTAGGCCGAGCTGAAGTGTTTCTGCACACTTTGCTTGTTTCGCGGATTGCTTGGTTCTGGATGGCATGCAGAGACATTGTCGCGTTCTGATTCGTGTGCTCTTGATTGCAGATCAACAATGTGCAGACCTGCAGAGTGACCTGGAGGACTTCGACCTGAACGAGTCGGATGCTTCCGACAGCGAGCCCAAGCCCCCGTTTCTACCCGAGGACAACAAACCGAACCTCAACGTAGATATGAGGCATCTCATGCACAACTCAGACCCACTGCGCGGAAGAGAGCGGCTGTCCCCGGACTGCCCCGAACTGACGTCGGCCCAGCGGCAACACAGCTCCTTCTACATCAACCCAGAC contains:
- the irx4b gene encoding iroquois-class homeodomain protein IRX-4b translates to MAYSQLGYSYSATPQFLMTQSSLSGTPPPHPALRSAGQQLASAGIGGYSGSYKSQGYYSSRPGDPSALYHRGPLHPKEAVSVHVGASQTPAYYPYEYTFGQYPYERYGYSCSDSSSRRKNATRETTSTLKAWLQEHQKNPYPTKGEKIMLAIITRMTLTQVSTWFANARRRLKKENKVTWSPRACKNSEDRGCEDDSDEAEKPPQSDKDLPDQQCADLQSDLEDFDLNESDASDSEPKPPFLPEDNKPNLNVDMRHLMHNSDPLRGRERLSPDCPELTSAQRQHSSFYINPDLRSSDAKPKIWSLAHTAVSLEAGVQPEYAPCMLSSTGSSSCGFPTTMALTKADRQQESPVATLREWVDGVFHGPPFQPPKHTEAWKGLDEAMVDSRTPTQAFELVQPPSPL